In Acinetobacter sp. WCHAc010034, a genomic segment contains:
- a CDS encoding TetR/AcrR family transcriptional regulator, whose amino-acid sequence MHDLAQLEPIARDLPQTKRGHERCVALLESGAELFLEHGYDAVSLDDIVNHAGGSKASIYKYFGNKEGLFTAICDYRREQFFKDICMPFDFEKDNLRIYLIQTLFNFKTHIVRPENAAFMRLIIEQAQRNPELALYIHEQGPKHIQQAIACALAKADEFGLIHCKQPIYSAQLYFGIIRNIEWRVLMNIQIQEDDQETIKYIEYAVDRFLEGHQKV is encoded by the coding sequence ATGCACGACTTAGCTCAGTTAGAACCCATCGCCCGTGATTTGCCGCAAACTAAGCGCGGCCATGAACGCTGTGTTGCGCTTCTGGAAAGCGGTGCTGAGCTGTTTCTGGAACATGGCTATGATGCCGTTTCTTTGGATGATATCGTCAATCATGCCGGCGGCTCCAAAGCCTCTATCTATAAGTATTTCGGCAATAAAGAGGGGCTGTTTACCGCGATCTGCGATTACCGCCGGGAACAGTTTTTCAAAGATATCTGCATGCCTTTTGACTTTGAAAAAGACAATCTGCGCATCTATCTGATTCAAACGCTTTTCAATTTCAAAACCCACATTGTGCGGCCCGAAAACGCCGCGTTTATGCGCTTGATTATTGAGCAGGCGCAGCGCAATCCGGAACTGGCCCTCTATATTCATGAACAGGGCCCAAAGCATATTCAGCAGGCAATTGCCTGCGCGCTGGCCAAAGCCGATGAATTTGGCCTGATTCATTGCAAGCAGCCGATTTATTCCGCGCAGCTGTATTTCGGCATCATCCGCAATATTGAATGGCGGGTTTTAATGAATATTCAAATTCAGGAAGATGATCAAGAAACCATCAAATACATTGAATATGCCGTAGACCGCTTCCTTGAAGGCCATCAAAAAGTCTAG
- a CDS encoding IS982 family transposase — protein sequence MDYITEIFCAIDDFCKDFESALNTALISDRQPRRRRAKALCLSEIMTIAVLFHQSGFRFFKYYYSHMIQPFWKSAFPALPSYNRMIELLPQCLTALTCFFHQIKGQCTGISLIDSTKLPVCHNRRIARHKVFKGLAERGKSSMGWFYGFKLHMVINQLGEIINIAFTSGNVHDVKMLDVLSKGLSGILLADKGYISKAKAESLSQQGIKILTMGRKNMKNPPEYNEEEKQLLSKRGLIETVNDQLKNLHQIDHTRHRSVNNFMVNLMAAIVSYCLSPNKPAFRNMLN from the coding sequence ATGGATTATATTACTGAAATCTTCTGTGCAATAGATGATTTCTGCAAAGATTTTGAATCCGCGCTAAATACAGCCCTCATTTCAGACCGCCAGCCAAGGCGGCGCAGAGCCAAGGCCCTCTGCCTGTCCGAGATCATGACAATCGCTGTGCTGTTTCATCAGTCCGGTTTCAGGTTCTTCAAGTATTATTACAGCCATATGATTCAGCCTTTCTGGAAATCAGCTTTTCCTGCACTGCCCAGCTATAACAGAATGATTGAGTTGCTGCCTCAATGCCTCACAGCGTTAACTTGCTTCTTTCATCAAATTAAAGGCCAATGTACCGGGATCAGCTTAATTGATTCAACTAAACTGCCCGTTTGCCATAACCGCCGCATTGCAAGGCATAAAGTTTTTAAAGGCCTGGCAGAGCGGGGAAAAAGCAGTATGGGCTGGTTCTACGGATTTAAATTGCATATGGTTATCAATCAATTAGGTGAAATTATCAATATTGCATTTACATCAGGAAATGTTCACGATGTCAAAATGCTGGATGTGTTAAGCAAAGGCTTAAGTGGAATTTTACTCGCAGATAAGGGATATATAAGTAAAGCCAAGGCTGAAAGCTTATCTCAGCAAGGCATTAAGATCTTAACCATGGGGCGTAAGAATATGAAGAATCCGCCTGAATATAACGAGGAAGAAAAACAGCTTCTCTCAAAGCGGGGATTGATTGAAACAGTGAATGATCAGCTGAAAAACCTGCATCAGATTGACCATACCCGGCATCGTTCGGTTAATAATTTTATGGTCAATCTGATGGCTGCAATAGTTTCTTACTGTTTATCACCGAATAAGCCGGCCTTTAGAAATATGCTTAATTAG
- the prpB gene encoding methylisocitrate lyase gives MTQQTSAGLRFRQALEVEKPLQIIGTVNAYAAMMAKQVGYKAIYVSGAGVANYSYGLPDLGMTSLDNVLEDVRRITERVDTPLLVDIDTGWGGAFNIARSVKQMIAAGAAAVHIEDQVAQKRCGHRPNKEIVSQQEMVDRIKAAVDAKTDSNFVVMARTDALQKEGLQAVIDRACACVEAGADAIFAEAMTDITMYRTVCDAVGVPVLANITEFGDTPYYTTDELAEQGIRMVLYPLSATRAMQKAALEVMHSIRKDGTQVNVLDKMQQRKELYEFLDYHTFENTLDKLFTQEK, from the coding sequence ATGACACAACAAACGTCTGCAGGTTTAAGATTTAGACAAGCTCTAGAAGTGGAAAAACCATTACAAATCATCGGTACAGTCAACGCTTATGCAGCAATGATGGCCAAACAGGTGGGTTACAAAGCCATTTATGTTTCGGGTGCCGGTGTCGCCAACTATTCTTATGGCTTGCCTGATTTAGGCATGACCAGTCTGGATAACGTTTTAGAAGATGTCCGCCGTATCACAGAGCGCGTAGATACCCCATTGCTGGTCGATATCGACACAGGCTGGGGCGGCGCGTTCAATATTGCGCGCAGTGTTAAGCAAATGATCGCCGCCGGCGCAGCTGCCGTGCATATTGAAGATCAGGTTGCGCAAAAGCGCTGCGGCCACCGCCCGAATAAGGAAATTGTGAGCCAGCAGGAAATGGTGGACCGCATTAAAGCCGCGGTGGACGCCAAGACTGACTCAAACTTCGTGGTGATGGCGCGCACGGACGCCCTGCAGAAAGAAGGCTTGCAGGCGGTGATTGACCGCGCATGCGCATGCGTAGAAGCCGGCGCCGATGCGATTTTCGCAGAAGCGATGACCGACATTACCATGTACCGCACTGTATGCGATGCAGTCGGCGTGCCGGTTTTGGCCAATATTACCGAATTCGGCGATACCCCTTATTACACCACAGATGAGCTGGCGGAGCAGGGCATCCGCATGGTGCTGTACCCGCTGTCGGCAACCCGCGCCATGCAGAAAGCCGCGCTGGAAGTCATGCACTCAATCCGCAAGGACGGCACGCAGGTGAATGTGCTGGATAAAATGCAGCAGCGCAAAGAACTGTATGAGTTTTTAGACTACCACACTTTTGAAAACACACTGGACAAGCTGTTTACTCAGGAGAAATAA
- the prpC gene encoding 2-methylcitrate synthase has protein sequence MAEGKVLTGAGLRGQVAGKTALSTVGKSGAGLTYRGYDVQDLAENCQFEEVAYLIFFGELPSAEQLAAYKAKLKSLRQLPQALKEVLERIPADSHPMDVMRTGVSMLGNLETEKSFAEQQDAADRILATLPAIICYWYRYSHDGVRIEENTDDDSIGAQFLHLLRGEKPNELHEQVMNVSLILYAEHEFNASTFTARVCASTLSDMHSCITGAIGSLRGPLHGGANEAAMEMIENWTSPEEAEREMLGKLERKEKIMGFGHAIYKDNDPRNGIIKIWSERLAKDVGDTVLYPVSVRCEEVMWREKKLFCNADFFHASAYHFMDIATKLFTPIFVMSRVTGWAAHVMEQRADNRIIRPSADYTGPELRKVVPIAARSAA, from the coding sequence ATGGCTGAAGGAAAAGTACTCACAGGCGCAGGACTGCGCGGACAGGTTGCGGGAAAAACCGCACTTTCAACTGTAGGCAAAAGCGGCGCGGGCCTGACATACCGCGGCTATGACGTGCAGGATTTGGCGGAAAACTGCCAGTTCGAAGAAGTCGCTTACCTGATTTTCTTTGGTGAACTGCCGTCGGCTGAGCAGCTGGCGGCCTATAAGGCAAAGCTGAAATCGCTGCGCCAATTGCCGCAGGCATTGAAGGAAGTTTTAGAGCGCATTCCTGCTGACTCGCACCCGATGGATGTGATGCGCACCGGCGTATCGATGCTGGGCAACCTAGAAACAGAAAAGTCTTTTGCAGAACAGCAGGACGCTGCAGACCGCATTTTAGCCACGCTGCCGGCAATCATCTGCTACTGGTACCGCTACAGCCATGACGGCGTGCGCATTGAAGAAAATACCGATGACGATTCAATCGGCGCGCAGTTCCTGCATCTGCTGCGCGGTGAAAAGCCGAACGAGCTGCATGAGCAGGTGATGAACGTTTCGCTGATTCTGTATGCAGAGCATGAATTCAACGCATCAACCTTCACGGCGCGCGTTTGCGCATCAACGCTTTCAGACATGCATTCCTGCATTACCGGCGCAATCGGCTCGCTGCGCGGCCCGCTGCATGGCGGCGCCAATGAAGCAGCGATGGAAATGATTGAAAACTGGACTTCTCCGGAAGAAGCTGAGCGCGAAATGCTGGGCAAGCTGGAGCGCAAGGAAAAGATCATGGGTTTTGGCCATGCCATCTATAAGGACAATGACCCGCGCAACGGCATCATTAAAATCTGGTCAGAGCGCTTAGCCAAAGACGTGGGCGATACTGTGCTGTATCCGGTGTCTGTGCGCTGCGAAGAAGTGATGTGGCGCGAGAAGAAACTGTTCTGCAATGCGGACTTCTTCCATGCATCGGCTTACCACTTCATGGATATCGCAACCAAGCTGTTTACGCCAATCTTCGTGATGTCGCGTGTTACCGGCTGGGCTGCGCATGTGATGGAGCAGCGCGCGGACAACCGCATTATCCGCCCAAGCGCGGACTATACCGGCCCAGAACTGCGCAAAGTAGTACCGATTGCAGCGCGTTCCGCTGCCTAA
- a CDS encoding cryptochrome/photolyase family protein: MQLIWFRQDLRAADHAALWHAAQAGACIATVFISPEQWARHDEAPAKGIFYLRQLESLKAQLNALNIPLIIQHIPLWKDIPNALRQLCLELKISCVHANIEIGVNELKRDFQAQQALAQRNIALELHHDRTIFPVGTILNQSNQPYQVFSAFKKRCYERLSLGLPGCYPPAEKQEKMPLSQSHFNAQAEAAQLYPDHAAHLLQALWPVTEHYALELLDQFVQDDLDRYKAQRDFPALEATSQLSPYLNIGAISIRQCLQAVFRQQQGHFHINNASQQTWLDELLWREFYQHILFHYPAISKHQPFKISTQKLQWRDAEQDLSAWQQGQTGIPIVDAGMRQLLQTGWMHNRVRMITAMFLSKNLLIDWRLGEKWFMQHLIDGDLAANNGGWQWCASTGTDAVPYFRIFNPVSQSQKFDPDGDYIRKWVPELAHLDAKRIHEPYAGKHDPALDYPQPIADLSLSRKRAIEAFKAI, translated from the coding sequence ATGCAGTTAATCTGGTTCCGGCAGGACTTGCGCGCAGCCGATCATGCGGCGCTTTGGCATGCAGCGCAGGCTGGCGCGTGCATTGCAACGGTGTTTATTTCCCCTGAACAGTGGGCGCGGCATGACGAAGCGCCAGCCAAAGGTATTTTTTACCTGCGTCAGCTGGAAAGCCTAAAAGCGCAATTAAATGCCTTAAATATTCCATTAATCATCCAGCATATTCCCTTATGGAAAGATATTCCAAATGCGCTGCGCCAGCTGTGCCTTGAGCTGAAAATTAGCTGCGTGCACGCCAATATTGAAATTGGCGTCAATGAGCTGAAAAGGGACTTTCAGGCGCAGCAGGCCTTAGCGCAGCGGAATATTGCGCTGGAGCTGCATCATGACCGCACAATTTTTCCAGTAGGCACAATCCTGAATCAGTCAAATCAGCCTTATCAGGTGTTCAGCGCATTTAAAAAGCGCTGCTATGAACGGCTGAGCTTAGGGCTTCCAGGCTGCTATCCGCCGGCAGAAAAACAGGAAAAAATGCCACTCAGCCAAAGCCATTTCAATGCACAGGCAGAGGCGGCACAGCTTTATCCGGATCATGCTGCGCATCTGCTGCAGGCGCTTTGGCCGGTGACTGAACATTATGCCTTAGAACTGCTGGATCAGTTTGTGCAGGATGATCTAGACCGCTACAAGGCGCAGCGGGACTTTCCGGCTCTTGAGGCGACCAGCCAGCTGTCGCCTTATCTGAACATCGGCGCGATTTCAATCCGGCAATGCCTGCAGGCGGTTTTCAGACAGCAGCAAGGCCATTTCCATATTAATAACGCCAGCCAGCAGACTTGGCTGGATGAGCTGCTGTGGCGGGAATTCTATCAGCATATCCTTTTTCATTATCCGGCCATTTCCAAGCATCAGCCCTTTAAAATCAGCACGCAAAAGCTGCAATGGCGCGATGCTGAACAGGACTTAAGCGCTTGGCAGCAGGGCCAAACCGGCATCCCGATTGTCGATGCCGGCATGCGCCAATTGCTGCAAACCGGCTGGATGCACAACCGCGTCCGCATGATCACAGCAATGTTCCTGAGCAAAAATTTACTGATTGACTGGCGGCTGGGCGAAAAATGGTTCATGCAGCATTTGATTGATGGCGACTTGGCGGCCAATAACGGCGGCTGGCAATGGTGCGCATCGACCGGAACCGATGCTGTGCCTTATTTCCGGATTTTCAATCCGGTTTCGCAGTCGCAGAAATTTGACCCGGATGGCGATTACATCCGCAAATGGGTGCCGGAATTGGCGCATTTGGATGCAAAGCGCATACATGAACCCTATGCGGGCAAGCATGATCCGGCTTTAGATTATCCCCAGCCAATTGCCGATTTAAGCCTGTCGCGCAAGCGGGCCATTGAAGCCTTTAAAGCAATCTGA
- a CDS encoding I78 family peptidase inhibitor, translating to MKKIILMAMAVSSLAACSAMDKSAAHPHKVGMANPASEYCIEQGGKLEIKDEANGQAGYCRLPNGAVVEEWAFFRASQAHCLPEEAQKLVGKTGLSDTQIKQLTKSETVRRVEPGQAVTMDYRDDRVTVSIDPVSNKITHASCG from the coding sequence ATGAAAAAGATCATTTTAATGGCAATGGCGGTTTCTTCTTTGGCAGCCTGTTCTGCAATGGATAAATCTGCGGCGCATCCGCATAAAGTTGGCATGGCCAATCCTGCAAGTGAATACTGTATAGAGCAGGGTGGCAAACTGGAAATAAAGGATGAAGCGAATGGCCAAGCCGGCTACTGCCGCTTGCCGAATGGCGCAGTTGTTGAAGAGTGGGCATTCTTCCGCGCAAGCCAGGCGCATTGCCTGCCTGAAGAAGCGCAAAAGTTAGTCGGAAAAACCGGCTTAAGCGACACGCAAATCAAGCAGCTGACAAAGTCAGAGACTGTCCGCCGCGTGGAGCCGGGCCAGGCTGTCACAATGGATTACCGCGATGACCGCGTTACAGTAAGCATTGATCCGGTTTCCAATAAAATCACCCACGCATCTTGCGGCTAG
- a CDS encoding CinA family protein, with product MILKQCCDALEQRKLTIAFIESASSGYLSSQFSIFKNSGADILLGGLVSYDPSIKISILHIPSALIEQHTAESAEVTQAMAQHGKRLFPHADFIVACTGLLKPGGSATAEKPEGTFYLSILCKQQIFNFYYLISGTPLQRLNQLTDFTAKEVLHLIQAEY from the coding sequence ATGATTCTAAAACAATGCTGTGATGCGCTGGAGCAGCGTAAATTAACCATCGCGTTTATTGAAAGCGCCAGTTCGGGCTATTTATCCAGCCAGTTTTCCATTTTCAAGAACAGCGGCGCAGACATTCTGCTCGGCGGTTTGGTCAGTTATGATCCCAGCATTAAAATTTCGATTCTGCATATTCCTTCCGCTTTAATTGAGCAGCATACAGCGGAATCTGCCGAAGTCACCCAAGCCATGGCGCAGCACGGCAAGCGACTGTTCCCCCATGCAGATTTCATTGTCGCCTGTACCGGGCTGCTGAAACCCGGCGGCAGCGCAACCGCAGAAAAGCCAGAAGGCACATTTTATCTTTCCATTTTATGCAAGCAGCAAATCTTCAACTTTTATTACCTGATTTCAGGAACGCCTTTGCAGCGCTTGAATCAGCTGACTGATTTTACGGCCAAAGAAGTGCTGCATCTTATTCAGGCGGAATACTGA
- a CDS encoding amidohydrolase — MQRPIKTPFSSTLKLTAIAQAALLASCASISAPAPNGSAHSAANERSLLVYGGPILTMEGAQPAYAEALLIEDGVIRFAGGLAEARKLAPQARKLDLKNKTAIPGIIDAHSHANSVGMQQTVANLYAPPDGKVVNIPSLLNELKDWAQKNPDFVQATSGWIMGNGYDDAELQEKRHPTADELDLVSKDQPVLILHQSGHLASANHKALELLNINADTKNPEGGVIRRVAGSTVPNGVLEESAVIQAMMTAFKTVPPEVMEKMALKAVQTYVENGYTTVQEGRADRGTAELWRSLAARNKLPIDVVAYPDISSEQAYMLEKGSSREYANHFRIGGVKISLDGSPQGKTAWLTQPYVVPPAGLPKTYRGYPAFPQQQTVQNLINLAFQNNWQILAHANGDAAVDQYLTAIEKAGKAHAAKDRRNVIIHAQTMREDQLDKAKQLNLIPSFFSLHTYYWGDWHVSQTLGEARAARISPTGSALKRGMIFTEHHDAPVIPPKSMMMLDATVNRVTRSGKLLGADQRVSPYIALKSMTDWAAYQYFEEDKKGTLSAGKLGDFVILSDNPVTVQPNRLKDIQILATYKEGQLIYQKSLK, encoded by the coding sequence ATGCAAAGACCAATAAAAACGCCATTTTCCAGTACACTGAAACTCACTGCAATTGCGCAGGCCGCGCTGCTGGCGTCTTGCGCATCCATTTCCGCACCGGCTCCGAACGGCTCAGCGCATTCAGCTGCAAATGAGCGCAGCCTTTTGGTTTACGGCGGGCCGATTTTAACCATGGAAGGCGCTCAGCCTGCTTATGCGGAAGCTTTGCTGATTGAAGATGGCGTGATCCGCTTTGCTGGCGGTTTAGCTGAAGCCCGTAAACTGGCGCCTCAGGCGCGAAAGCTCGACTTGAAAAACAAAACCGCCATACCAGGCATTATTGATGCACACAGCCATGCGAATTCAGTCGGAATGCAGCAGACCGTTGCAAATTTATATGCGCCGCCGGACGGCAAAGTGGTCAATATCCCTTCATTGCTGAATGAGCTTAAAGACTGGGCGCAGAAGAATCCGGACTTTGTGCAGGCCACTTCAGGCTGGATTATGGGCAATGGCTATGATGATGCCGAACTGCAGGAGAAAAGGCATCCTACTGCAGACGAGCTTGATCTGGTTTCCAAAGATCAGCCGGTGTTAATTCTGCATCAGTCCGGGCATTTGGCTTCGGCGAATCATAAAGCGCTTGAGCTGCTGAATATTAATGCCGATACCAAGAATCCGGAGGGCGGGGTGATCCGCCGGGTGGCAGGCAGCACCGTGCCGAATGGCGTATTGGAAGAAAGCGCAGTCATTCAGGCGATGATGACAGCCTTTAAAACTGTGCCGCCGGAAGTCATGGAAAAAATGGCGCTGAAAGCAGTGCAGACCTATGTGGAAAATGGCTATACCACCGTGCAGGAAGGCCGCGCAGACCGCGGCACGGCAGAGCTCTGGCGCAGCTTGGCTGCGCGCAATAAGCTGCCGATTGATGTTGTGGCTTATCCGGATATCAGTTCAGAACAGGCCTACATGCTGGAAAAAGGCAGCAGCCGCGAGTATGCAAACCATTTCCGCATTGGCGGGGTGAAAATCAGCTTAGACGGTTCGCCGCAGGGGAAAACGGCATGGCTGACGCAGCCTTATGTTGTGCCGCCGGCAGGACTGCCTAAAACGTACCGCGGCTATCCGGCTTTTCCGCAGCAGCAGACCGTGCAGAATTTAATTAATCTGGCCTTTCAGAACAATTGGCAGATACTGGCGCATGCCAATGGCGATGCCGCGGTTGACCAGTATTTAACTGCGATTGAGAAAGCCGGCAAGGCGCATGCGGCGAAAGACCGGCGCAATGTGATTATCCATGCGCAAACCATGCGCGAAGACCAGTTGGACAAAGCCAAGCAGCTGAACTTAATTCCGTCATTTTTTTCTTTGCATACCTATTATTGGGGCGACTGGCATGTCAGCCAGACTTTAGGCGAAGCGCGCGCGGCGCGCATTTCACCGACCGGCTCGGCCTTAAAGCGCGGCATGATTTTTACCGAGCATCATGATGCGCCGGTTATTCCGCCAAAAAGCATGATGATGCTGGATGCAACGGTAAACCGGGTCACGCGCAGCGGCAAGCTTTTAGGCGCAGATCAGCGTGTCAGCCCCTATATTGCGCTCAAGAGCATGACCGATTGGGCCGCTTATCAGTATTTTGAAGAGGATAAGAAAGGCACGCTAAGTGCTGGAAAACTGGGCGATTTTGTAATTCTCAGCGATAACCCGGTTACTGTGCAGCCGAACAGGCTCAAAGACATTCAAATACTGGCAACCTATAAAGAAGGCCAATTAATTTATCAAAAGTCATTGAAATAA
- a CDS encoding aminotransferase encodes MKIPRILCSAFILSGISLPVYATVGGPQHIEVLGLDQKDQKIYVMRHFEDGRGRLPQLYYYQLNSSKPAAPIQVKSLYINPKTKKIDYDQDSARFDQEIAKIKKRLAPLKPIHHSNASIQILTTKNGTAKAWYDPQESIDKWTYQYQVKSRPLKSPVQTAESYKQGLKISQAYKVPQHQNILVTVKYLGIPFETGYTIEDPVLLTK; translated from the coding sequence ATGAAAATACCAAGAATTCTTTGCAGCGCATTTATTCTCTCCGGCATTTCCCTGCCGGTTTACGCCACTGTCGGCGGCCCGCAGCATATTGAAGTGCTGGGCTTAGACCAGAAAGACCAAAAGATTTATGTCATGCGCCATTTTGAAGATGGCCGCGGGCGCTTGCCGCAGCTGTATTATTACCAGCTGAACAGCAGCAAGCCGGCAGCGCCGATTCAGGTGAAATCACTGTATATCAATCCTAAAACCAAAAAGATTGATTATGATCAAGACAGCGCGCGGTTTGATCAGGAAATTGCAAAAATTAAAAAGCGCTTGGCGCCGCTTAAGCCTATTCACCACAGCAATGCAAGCATTCAAATTTTAACCACTAAAAATGGCACCGCCAAAGCATGGTATGACCCGCAGGAAAGCATTGATAAATGGACTTATCAGTATCAGGTGAAAAGCAGGCCATTAAAAAGCCCGGTGCAGACTGCAGAAAGCTATAAACAAGGCTTAAAAATTTCCCAAGCCTATAAAGTGCCTCAGCATCAGAATATTTTGGTCACAGTCAAATATTTGGGCATTCCATTTGAAACAGGCTATACCATTGAAGATCCGGTTTTGCTTACCAAATAA